A DNA window from Zingiber officinale cultivar Zhangliang chromosome 3A, Zo_v1.1, whole genome shotgun sequence contains the following coding sequences:
- the LOC122052000 gene encoding pentatricopeptide repeat-containing protein At1g73400, mitochondrial-like → MRSYPLFPALIRRWSVGQRSNSSNCISIARYFSSYSRNHHYRHRCFNGQAIWAYSKLRVISDLHNAIFPPRTASDVPSFFNPLFYSSSSDLPVHPYSSSSELPAADEYSSGSVNDGGKGGDFGPASNKIYEAIMSSSGSSGKLEDALDSLAIVLTTGLVDDVLQMLRYEEKLAFRFFTWAGHQDGYTHVPSTFNFMIDVLSNTRYKSKQFGVVCDILDHMKRSSKKSVPVNALVTILQTYTENHLTHIKKFAKKRRIRMKTPPATDAFNLLLDALCKCYLVKEADTMFHRLKNKVTPNAGTYNIMFFGWCRVRNPKQAIKLLEEMIQMGHKPENFTYNAAIDSFCSAGMISEAEELFEFMRTEGSTISSPTAKTYSIMIVAFAKFDKMDACFTLLSDMKTRGCLPDVSTYKEIIEGMCLAGNIEAAYKVLLEMAETGFRPDILTYNCFLKVLCDLKKDEEALLLCDKMIEAGCEPSIHTYNMLMKMYFEMGEPDRAIDMWQEMNRRRCTYAADTYCIMIDGLFNCDRAEGACCLLDEIIERRIKLSYSGFDAILLRLSEIGNLSAIHRLSEHMRTFYNVAMARRFAVREKKKRISLRRI, encoded by the coding sequence ATGAGATCATATCCATTGTTTCCTGCTTTAATTCGAAGATGGAGTGTAGGTCAGAGATCGAATTCGTCAAATTGTATCAGTATAGCTCGATATTTCTCATCATATTCTCGTAATCATCATTATCGCCACCGCTGTTTCAATGGCCAAGCTATTTGGGCTTATTCAAAATTGCGGGTAATTTCCGATCTTCACAATGCGATTTTTCCTCCCAGAACTGCCTCTGATGTTCCTTCCTTTTTCAATCCCCTGTTCTACTCGTCTTCTTCTGACCTACCTGTTCATCCCTACTCATCTTCTTCTGAGCTACCTGCTGCGGATGAATATAGTAGTGGCTCAGTAAACGATGGTGGTAAAGGTGGGGACTTTGGTCCTGCTTCGAACAAGATATACGAAGCCATAATGTCCTCCTCAGGCTCAAGTGGAAAATTGGAGGATGCTCTAGATTCGCTTGCCATCGTACTAACCACTGGACTGGTAGATGATGTCTTGCAAATGTTGCGTTATGAGGAGAAATTGGCTTTCAGGTTCTTCACCTGGGCAGGCCACCAAGATGGCTATACCCATGTGCCTTCGACATTCAATTTCATGATCGATGTATTGTCAAACACAAGATACAAGTCTAAACAATTTGGTGTTGTGTGTGATATCTTGGACCATATGAAGAGAAGCAGCAAGAAGTCTGTCCCAGTTAATGCCTTGGTGACAATCTTGCAGACCTACACAGAGAACCATTTGACTCATATTAAGAAATTTGCAAAGAAGAGAAGAATAAGGATGAAGACTCCGCCCGCAACTGATGCATTTAACTTGCTACTGGATGCTCTCTGCAAGTGCTACCTTGTTAAGGAAGCAGATACAATGTTTCACCGATTGAAGAACAAAGTCACACCGAATGCAGGAACATATAATATTATGTTCTTTGGGTGGTGCAGAGTGAGGAACCCAAAACAGGCCATTAAACTTCTCGAGGAAATGATTCAGATGGGGCATAAACCTGAGAATTTTACATACAATGCTGCAATTGATTCCTTTTGCAGTGCTGGAATGATAAGTGAAGCGGAAGAGCTTTTTGAGTTTATGAGAACTGAAGGATCAACCATATCTTCACCCACTGCCAAGACTTACTCTATAATGATTGTAGCATTCGCAAAGTTTGATAAGATGGATGCTTGCTTTACATTGCTTAGTGATATGAAAACAAGGGGTTGTCTTCCTGATGTTTCAACCTACAAGGAAATCATCGAAGGGATGTGTTTGGCTGGAAACATTGAAGCGGCTTATAAGGTACTGTTGGAGATGGCTGAGACAGGTTTCCGACCAGATATTCTTACTTATAATTGCTTTTTGAAGGTTCTCTGCGACctgaagaaggatgaagaagcttTACTGCTATGTGATAAGATGATAGAAGCTGGTTGTGAGCCTAGCATTCACACTTATAACATGTTAATGAAAATGTACTTTGAGATGGGTGAACCTGATAGGGCAATTGACATGTGGCAAGAGATGAATAGGAGACGATGTACATATGCTGCAGATACATATTGTATCATGATTGATGGGTTATTTAACTGTGACAGAGCAGAGGGGGCATGTTGCCTTCTCGATGAGATAATAGAACGGAGGATTAAACTCTCCTATTCTGGCTTTGATGCTATTTTGTTGCGATTGTCAGAAATTGGTAATCTCAGTGCCATCCATAGGCTTTCAGAGCATATGAGAACGTTCTATAATGTTGCCATGGCTAGACGTTTTGCAGTACGtgaaaagaagaagagaattaGCTTAAGGAGGATATGA